One window of the Parasphingopyxis algicola genome contains the following:
- a CDS encoding DUF1801 domain-containing protein, translating into MAAPDFRSDAVRAKFVAYPDAMREKLLELRDLIYEVAADNDDIGPLEETLKWNEPAYLTTRSKSGTTIRINAHKGSASEFGLYVSCQTDLLDRYRALYSDDLRFEGNRAILFEAVDPLPIEPLRHCIAMALLYHHT; encoded by the coding sequence ATGGCGGCACCCGATTTCCGATCGGACGCCGTGCGCGCGAAATTCGTGGCCTATCCGGACGCGATGCGGGAGAAGCTGCTCGAATTGCGCGACCTTATCTACGAGGTGGCGGCCGACAACGACGATATCGGCCCGCTCGAGGAAACGCTGAAATGGAACGAACCCGCTTATCTGACAACGCGCAGCAAATCGGGCACGACCATCCGGATCAACGCGCATAAGGGCTCGGCGAGCGAGTTCGGCCTGTACGTCAGTTGCCAGACCGACCTGCTCGACCGCTACCGGGCGCTCTATTCCGACGATCTGCGGTTCGAGGGCAACCGGGCGATCCTGTTCGAAGCCGTCGATCCCCTGCCCATCGAGCCGCTCCGGCACTGTATCGCGATGGCGTTGCTCTACCATCACACATAG
- a CDS encoding ligase-associated DNA damage response exonuclease yields the protein MTRLGHWIDPRPEGIYIPAADIWIDPSQPKERALVTHGHADHARGGHGAVWATPETLAIMDVRYGEQKAKPVAYGKTIELGDVTARFVPAGHVLGSAQIVLDHGGERVVISGDYKRRPDPTCPPFEPVPCDIFVTEATFGLPVFRHPDTAEEVAKILDTLAANLDRCVLVGAYALGKAQRMICELRNAGHDAPLYIHGALQRLCDLYRDHGIDLGELRPATDTPKDEMRGAIVLAPPSALNDRWSRRLPDPVTAMASGWMRIRQRARQRNVELPLIVSDHADWDELTGTLEELRPKEVWVTHGREDALVHWCEARQIKARALALVGREDEDE from the coding sequence ATGACGCGTCTCGGACACTGGATCGACCCCCGGCCGGAAGGGATTTACATTCCGGCTGCCGATATATGGATCGACCCGTCCCAGCCAAAGGAGCGCGCACTCGTCACCCATGGACATGCCGATCACGCGCGCGGTGGGCATGGGGCGGTCTGGGCGACGCCCGAAACTCTCGCGATCATGGATGTCCGCTATGGCGAGCAGAAGGCAAAACCGGTCGCCTATGGGAAAACGATCGAGCTGGGCGACGTCACCGCACGGTTCGTGCCCGCCGGACATGTGCTCGGGTCCGCGCAGATCGTACTCGACCATGGCGGCGAACGGGTGGTCATATCGGGTGATTACAAGCGCCGCCCCGATCCGACCTGCCCGCCCTTCGAACCGGTGCCCTGCGATATCTTTGTTACGGAAGCCACGTTCGGCCTGCCGGTGTTCCGCCATCCCGACACCGCCGAGGAGGTGGCGAAGATACTCGACACGCTGGCCGCCAACCTGGATCGCTGCGTGCTGGTTGGCGCCTATGCGCTCGGTAAGGCGCAGCGGATGATCTGCGAGTTGCGCAATGCGGGGCATGATGCGCCCCTCTACATCCATGGTGCGCTCCAGCGGCTGTGCGATCTGTATCGCGACCATGGCATCGATCTCGGCGAACTGCGTCCGGCGACCGATACACCCAAGGACGAGATGCGCGGAGCGATCGTGCTGGCGCCGCCCAGTGCGCTCAACGACCGCTGGTCACGCCGGCTTCCCGATCCCGTAACCGCGATGGCCTCAGGCTGGATGCGAATCCGACAGCGTGCCCGCCAACGCAACGTCGAACTGCCGCTGATCGTCTCGGACCATGCCGATTGGGACGAACTCACCGGAACGCTGGAGGAACTTCGGCCAAAGGAGGTCTGGGTGACCCATGGCCGCGAGGATGCGCTCGTTCATTGGTGCGAGGCGCGGCAGATCAAGGCACGGGCGCTGGCGCTGGTCGGCCGGGAAGACGAGGACGAGTAA
- a CDS encoding sulfotransferase domain-containing protein codes for MAEPTQRRAETAEEFGALIGQMFVPEEVARSIAALDPRPTDVVISPYGKCGTTWLQQAFHTLRTGGDMDFDDISAVVPWVETAELLGIDINAEQRAEPRGFKSHLSYDDMPRGARYIVSLRNPKDALVSMHKFMEGWFIEPGTVPIERFVHGWIGDDPQEKGYWRHLLSWWERIDEADTLLFTYEHMIEDPEGHTRRLAEFCDIELDAELLALTLERSSLAYMLDNKAKFADAMMRAASEQRCGLPAGGDSAKVRKGGVGGHKTELQAETAARLDEIWAELVAPRTGFADYAALDAQIRRRAST; via the coding sequence ATGGCGGAGCCAACCCAGCGCCGGGCCGAGACGGCCGAGGAATTCGGAGCCCTGATCGGGCAGATGTTCGTCCCCGAAGAAGTCGCGCGGTCTATCGCGGCCTTAGACCCGCGACCGACGGATGTGGTCATCTCGCCCTATGGCAAATGTGGCACCACCTGGCTCCAGCAGGCGTTCCATACGCTGCGTACCGGGGGCGATATGGATTTCGACGACATTTCCGCGGTCGTCCCCTGGGTCGAGACGGCCGAATTGCTCGGCATCGACATCAATGCGGAGCAACGCGCGGAACCGCGGGGCTTCAAGAGCCATCTTTCCTATGACGATATGCCCCGGGGTGCCCGCTATATCGTCTCGCTGCGCAATCCGAAGGACGCGCTCGTCTCGATGCACAAATTCATGGAAGGCTGGTTCATCGAACCGGGCACGGTGCCGATCGAACGGTTCGTCCATGGCTGGATCGGCGACGACCCGCAGGAAAAGGGGTATTGGCGCCATTTGCTAAGCTGGTGGGAACGCATCGACGAGGCCGATACGCTGCTCTTCACCTATGAGCATATGATCGAGGATCCCGAGGGGCATACGCGCCGGCTTGCCGAATTCTGCGACATCGAACTCGACGCGGAACTGCTGGCGCTGACCCTCGAGCGATCTTCGCTCGCCTACATGCTCGACAACAAGGCCAAGTTCGCCGACGCGATGATGCGCGCTGCTTCCGAGCAGCGATGCGGTCTGCCGGCCGGCGGGGATTCGGCCAAGGTACGCAAGGGCGGTGTCGGCGGACACAAGACCGAGCTCCAGGCGGAGACCGCTGCGAGGCTGGACGAGATCTGGGCCGAGCTCGTGGCGCCGCGCACCGGTTTTGCCGATTATGCCGCGCTCGACGCGCAAATCCGGCGCCGCGCCTCCACCTGA
- a CDS encoding ligase-associated DNA damage response DEXH box helicase, with protein MDATPPLPGIIGEWFASRGWDVRRHQIDMLEAARRGRHALLVAPTGAGKTLAGFLPSLAELVEAPTDGLHTLYVSPLKALAVDVQRNLLGPIADMGLDIRVETRTGDTPHNRKVRQRQKPPHMLLTTPESLSLLISYSDSANLFADLKTVIVDEVHAFATQKRGDLLNLSMARLQKFAPSLRRVALSATVADPQGYARWLAPDADADTVAIVTGEAGAEADISILLPEDRVPWSGHSGSYATEQVMATIAAHKTTLVFCNTRGLAELIFQDLWKANGGELPIGIHHGSLSREARRKVEAAMARGELRGLVATASLDLGVDWGDVDCVVQMGAPKGASRLLQRIGRSNHRLDEPSKAILVPGNRFEYLEARAALDAVAERELDPDVFRPGSLDVLAQHIMACACAGPFEEAEMLAEIRSAAPYRDLPSAEFTRELDYIASGGYALRAYDRYKRLKSEVDADGQTIWRVSHPKFEKQHRLNAGIIVDAPVLDVRFKNGRKLGTVEEYFAATLSPGDTFFFAGMSLEVIGIKDTDLTVRASSRPARIPTYVGARMPLTTNLADRVRGFLNNPAEWEAFPEDVEEWLRVQSERSVLPKPGELLIETFPHDDRHFMVAYSFEGWNAHQSLGMLVTRRMETAGLKPIGFVANDYSFAAYSLERVRDPAPLFSPDILEDEFVDWVQGSHLLKRAFREVAVIGGLVERQHPGKRKTGKQVTFSTDLIYDVLRRYEPDHLLLEAAWADARTKLTDVGRLAGLLDRAADTMVHVDLPRVSPLAVPVLVLIGREHVAQGTVDDALLIEAESLASLAMTDD; from the coding sequence ATGGACGCTACTCCGCCCCTGCCCGGCATTATCGGCGAATGGTTCGCGAGCAGGGGCTGGGACGTTCGGCGGCATCAGATCGACATGCTGGAAGCGGCGCGGCGCGGCCGGCACGCGTTACTGGTGGCGCCGACCGGCGCCGGCAAGACGCTGGCGGGATTCCTGCCCAGCCTTGCCGAACTGGTCGAGGCGCCCACGGACGGCCTCCACACACTCTATGTGTCGCCGCTGAAGGCGCTGGCCGTCGATGTGCAGCGCAACCTGCTTGGCCCGATCGCGGACATGGGTCTCGATATCCGGGTCGAAACGCGGACCGGCGATACGCCGCACAACCGCAAGGTGCGCCAGCGGCAGAAGCCGCCGCACATGTTGCTGACCACACCGGAATCGCTGAGCCTGCTGATCTCCTATTCCGACAGCGCGAACCTGTTCGCCGACCTCAAGACCGTGATCGTCGACGAAGTTCACGCTTTTGCGACACAGAAACGGGGCGACCTGCTGAATCTGTCGATGGCGCGGCTGCAAAAATTCGCGCCGAGCTTGCGGCGGGTAGCGCTCTCGGCGACGGTGGCCGATCCGCAGGGCTATGCACGCTGGCTGGCGCCCGATGCCGATGCGGACACGGTCGCTATCGTGACGGGCGAGGCCGGCGCCGAGGCCGATATCTCAATCCTGCTGCCCGAGGACCGGGTCCCCTGGTCCGGCCATTCGGGCAGCTATGCGACCGAACAGGTGATGGCGACCATCGCCGCGCACAAAACGACGCTCGTCTTCTGCAACACACGCGGGCTCGCCGAGCTGATCTTCCAGGATCTATGGAAGGCGAATGGCGGCGAACTGCCGATCGGCATCCATCACGGCTCGCTCTCCCGGGAGGCGCGGCGCAAGGTGGAGGCGGCGATGGCGCGCGGCGAATTGCGCGGGCTGGTGGCGACCGCGAGCCTCGATCTCGGCGTCGATTGGGGGGATGTCGATTGCGTCGTGCAGATGGGCGCACCCAAGGGCGCCTCGCGCCTGCTCCAGCGGATCGGGCGCTCGAACCACCGGCTCGACGAGCCCTCCAAGGCGATCCTCGTCCCGGGTAACCGCTTCGAATATCTCGAAGCGCGCGCCGCGCTCGATGCGGTCGCCGAGCGCGAACTCGATCCCGATGTCTTCCGCCCGGGCAGTCTCGATGTGCTCGCCCAGCATATCATGGCCTGCGCCTGTGCGGGACCGTTCGAAGAAGCGGAGATGCTGGCCGAAATCCGCTCGGCGGCACCCTATCGCGATCTGCCATCGGCCGAATTTACGCGCGAACTCGATTATATCGCGAGCGGCGGATATGCGCTGCGCGCCTATGATCGCTACAAACGGCTGAAGAGCGAAGTCGATGCGGACGGACAGACGATTTGGCGCGTCAGCCATCCCAAGTTCGAGAAACAGCATCGCCTCAATGCCGGGATCATCGTCGATGCGCCGGTGCTCGATGTGCGGTTCAAAAATGGCCGGAAGCTCGGCACCGTCGAGGAGTATTTCGCGGCGACGCTATCGCCCGGCGATACGTTTTTCTTCGCGGGCATGAGCCTTGAGGTGATCGGCATCAAGGATACCGATCTTACCGTCCGCGCCTCGTCCCGCCCGGCGCGTATCCCGACCTATGTCGGCGCGCGCATGCCGCTGACGACCAATCTCGCCGACCGGGTGCGCGGATTTCTGAACAACCCGGCCGAATGGGAGGCCTTTCCCGAGGATGTCGAGGAATGGCTGCGCGTCCAGTCCGAACGCTCGGTGTTACCCAAACCGGGAGAATTGTTGATCGAGACCTTCCCGCACGACGACCGGCATTTTATGGTCGCCTACAGCTTCGAAGGCTGGAACGCGCACCAGTCGCTCGGCATGCTGGTGACGCGGCGCATGGAGACCGCGGGGCTCAAACCGATCGGCTTCGTCGCCAACGATTACAGCTTTGCCGCCTATTCGCTCGAGCGCGTCCGCGACCCCGCGCCGCTCTTCTCGCCCGATATCCTGGAAGACGAGTTCGTCGACTGGGTGCAGGGCAGCCATCTGCTGAAGCGCGCCTTCCGGGAGGTGGCCGTGATCGGCGGGCTCGTCGAACGCCAGCATCCGGGCAAGCGCAAGACGGGCAAGCAGGTCACCTTCTCGACCGACCTGATCTACGACGTGTTGCGCCGCTATGAGCCCGATCATCTGTTGCTCGAGGCTGCCTGGGCCGATGCGCGGACCAAGCTCACCGATGTCGGACGGCTGGCGGGATTGCTCGATCGCGCTGCCGACACGATGGTCCATGTCGATCTGCCGCGCGTATCGCCGCTCGCCGTACCGGTGCTGGTGCTGATCGGCCGCGAACATGTGGCCCAAGGGACTGTCGATGACGCCTTGCTGATCGAAGCAGAATCGCTCGCCAGCTTGGCAATGACAGACGACTAG
- a CDS encoding dipeptidase, translated as MRKYGLGIGAGVMALLATACAPMERPVSTPAAVHERLLTLDTHLDTPLHFMRPGWNIAERHDFVIDNSQVDLPRMIEGGLDGGFFVIWTPQGELTEEGYANAAAMAEARQQSILAMLAANPETFARADRADSAARIAATGRRFVYQSIENSYPLGEDVGALQRFYDNGVRMVGPVHSATNQFADSATGEDRWGGLSPLGRELIAEMNRLGIIPDGSHASDAAFDQMVALSATPIILSHSGPKAAHDHPRNIDDDRIRRLAETGGVIAVNSIYLAPRNNSPEWQEMGRRFMEMFSESREMQQAYVRDLRALQAREPREDADFEMFMASLMHLIDIAGVDHVAFGADWDGGGGVENMRDITALPMITARLLAAGQDESDLSKMWSGNVLRLLRAAEAHAASLGD; from the coding sequence GTGCGGAAATATGGGCTTGGAATCGGTGCAGGCGTCATGGCGCTACTGGCGACGGCCTGCGCGCCAATGGAACGCCCGGTTTCAACGCCGGCGGCTGTCCATGAGCGCCTGCTGACCCTCGACACCCATCTCGACACCCCGCTCCATTTCATGCGCCCGGGTTGGAACATCGCCGAACGCCATGATTTCGTCATCGACAACAGCCAGGTCGATCTGCCGCGCATGATCGAAGGCGGGCTCGATGGCGGCTTTTTCGTGATCTGGACGCCGCAGGGCGAACTGACCGAAGAAGGCTATGCGAACGCCGCCGCGATGGCCGAGGCGCGGCAGCAATCGATCCTCGCCATGCTTGCCGCCAATCCCGAAACCTTCGCGCGCGCCGACCGGGCCGACAGCGCGGCCCGGATCGCCGCGACCGGCCGCCGTTTCGTCTATCAGAGCATCGAGAACAGCTATCCGCTGGGCGAGGATGTCGGCGCGCTGCAACGATTCTACGACAACGGGGTACGGATGGTGGGGCCCGTCCATTCGGCGACCAATCAGTTCGCCGACAGCGCCACCGGCGAGGATCGCTGGGGTGGCCTCAGCCCGCTCGGCCGCGAACTCATCGCCGAGATGAACCGCCTCGGCATCATTCCCGACGGCTCCCACGCTTCGGACGCGGCGTTCGACCAGATGGTCGCGCTTTCCGCGACGCCGATCATCCTGTCGCATTCCGGCCCCAAGGCCGCGCACGACCATCCGCGAAATATCGACGACGACCGGATCCGGCGGCTCGCCGAAACGGGCGGGGTCATCGCGGTCAACAGCATCTATCTCGCGCCGCGCAACAATTCGCCCGAGTGGCAGGAAATGGGCCGGCGCTTCATGGAAATGTTCTCCGAATCGCGCGAGATGCAGCAGGCCTATGTTCGCGACCTGCGCGCGCTTCAGGCCCGCGAACCTCGCGAAGACGCCGATTTCGAAATGTTCATGGCAAGCCTGATGCATCTGATAGACATCGCCGGCGTCGACCATGTCGCATTCGGGGCGGACTGGGACGGCGGCGGCGGCGTCGAGAATATGCGCGACATCACGGCGCTGCCGATGATCACCGCCCGCCTGCTCGCCGCCGGACAAGACGAGAGCGATCTCAGCAAGATGTGGAGCGGCAACGTGTTGCGGCTGCTTCGCGCGGCCGAAGCCCATGCGGCGAGCCTCGGCGATTAA
- a CDS encoding MFS transporter: protein MSATSSAEDTASWRETLADGRWPAFALIMLGIWLMAADALVTTTIMPSVGRDLDGYAWFGWATSGYLVGVVAAASCAGWLSDRVGLRPAMIGSGILLAIGCAVSALGPDMPTFVAGRMVQGLGAGWVAGFCYVTINLVFEERYLVRVFAAATSIWGVATFVGPLVGGLFADAGNWRGVFWLFAAQAILFAIATGRLVPARERKPGAGGLPWLQIALIVLGVSALSIAGVVERGPVQLLLVPSGIVLLAAAIVIDRRARERLLPRNAARFGTLIGAAYATYFLLLAGEVGFAIYAPAILQFTNGLSATQAGYVVAIEALAWTAAALAVAGSGAVWRRRWIVIGAALVPASLVLLSLVLASGMLVLVIIGGALLGAGFGLSYSFISRAVMTSLDEDERATGSAGIGAVRDAGAATGAAVAGIAANLTGFAQGLTPESIALAGFWVCAIGVPLALLGLLAASRLARIAAP from the coding sequence ATGAGCGCGACTTCATCGGCCGAAGATACCGCGAGCTGGCGGGAGACGCTGGCCGACGGCCGCTGGCCGGCCTTCGCGCTGATCATGCTCGGCATCTGGCTGATGGCAGCCGATGCGCTGGTGACGACGACGATCATGCCCAGCGTCGGGCGCGATCTCGACGGCTATGCCTGGTTCGGCTGGGCGACGTCCGGCTATCTGGTCGGCGTCGTCGCGGCGGCTTCCTGCGCGGGCTGGCTGTCCGACCGCGTCGGCCTGCGGCCCGCGATGATCGGCTCGGGCATCCTGCTCGCAATCGGCTGCGCGGTCAGCGCCCTGGGACCCGACATGCCGACATTCGTCGCGGGGCGGATGGTACAGGGTCTGGGCGCCGGCTGGGTCGCGGGTTTCTGTTACGTCACGATCAACCTGGTGTTCGAGGAACGCTATCTGGTCCGGGTCTTCGCCGCCGCGACGAGCATATGGGGCGTCGCGACTTTTGTCGGGCCGCTCGTGGGCGGGCTGTTCGCGGATGCGGGGAACTGGCGCGGCGTCTTCTGGCTGTTCGCCGCCCAGGCGATCCTGTTCGCGATCGCCACCGGCCGCCTCGTTCCGGCCCGCGAACGGAAACCGGGCGCCGGCGGACTGCCCTGGCTCCAGATCGCCCTGATCGTCCTCGGCGTCAGCGCGCTCTCGATCGCGGGCGTCGTCGAACGGGGCCCCGTACAGTTGCTTCTCGTACCGTCGGGGATTGTCCTGCTCGCCGCCGCGATCGTCATTGACCGTCGGGCCCGTGAAAGACTGTTGCCGCGCAATGCCGCGCGGTTCGGAACGCTGATCGGCGCGGCCTATGCGACCTATTTCCTGCTGCTCGCCGGCGAAGTCGGCTTTGCGATCTACGCACCCGCCATCCTCCAGTTCACCAACGGCCTCAGCGCAACCCAGGCCGGCTATGTCGTCGCCATCGAGGCGCTCGCATGGACGGCGGCGGCGCTGGCCGTGGCCGGTTCCGGCGCGGTCTGGCGGCGGCGCTGGATCGTCATCGGCGCGGCCCTGGTCCCGGCGTCGCTGGTTTTGCTCAGCCTGGTGCTGGCGAGCGGCATGCTGGTCCTCGTCATCATCGGCGGCGCCTTGCTCGGCGCCGGGTTCGGCCTCTCCTACAGTTTCATCAGTCGCGCGGTGATGACCTCTCTCGACGAGGACGAGCGGGCGACCGGATCGGCCGGGATCGGCGCGGTGCGCGATGCGGGGGCGGCTACCGGCGCCGCCGTTGCCGGTATCGCCGCCAACCTGACGGGTTTTGCGCAAGGGCTGACGCCGGAAAGCATCGCCCTGGCGGGTTTCTGGGTCTGCGCGATCGGCGTGCCGCTGGCGCTGCTGGGCCTGCTCGCCGCCAGCCGGCTTGCCCGTATCGCGGCCCCTTGA
- the pdeM gene encoding ligase-associated DNA damage response endonuclease PdeM has translation MVRFSFSGHDLVALPQAALFWPARNALLVADLHFEKASWFARFGQMLPPYDSEATLADLEALVAATDARELWCLGDSFHDSAGSERLSTRARAKLSALTERLDWTWITGNHDSALDADCGGRIAEEAEVDGLMLRHEADASDPRPELSGHFHPKLRIRVRGKGVSRRCFVATERKLVLPAFGALTGGLDAGHPEIVRAVGPDAEALVPVNDRLLRFPLAA, from the coding sequence ATGGTTCGCTTTTCGTTCTCCGGGCACGATCTCGTAGCATTGCCGCAGGCCGCTTTGTTTTGGCCCGCGCGCAATGCGCTACTCGTCGCCGATCTCCATTTCGAGAAAGCGAGCTGGTTCGCGCGGTTCGGGCAGATGCTGCCGCCCTATGACAGCGAGGCGACCCTGGCCGATCTCGAAGCGCTGGTAGCCGCCACCGACGCGCGCGAACTCTGGTGCCTCGGCGACAGTTTTCACGACAGCGCAGGCAGCGAGCGGCTGTCGACGCGCGCGCGCGCCAAGCTCTCGGCGCTGACCGAGCGCCTGGACTGGACCTGGATCACCGGCAACCATGACAGCGCGCTCGATGCGGACTGCGGGGGCCGGATCGCCGAAGAGGCGGAGGTCGACGGGCTGATGCTGCGCCATGAGGCCGATGCAAGCGATCCGCGCCCCGAACTGTCCGGCCATTTCCACCCGAAACTGCGTATCCGCGTGCGCGGCAAGGGCGTGTCGCGCCGCTGCTTCGTCGCGACCGAACGCAAGCTGGTCCTCCCAGCCTTCGGCGCGCTGACGGGCGGGCTCGATGCCGGACATCCCGAGATCGTCCGCGCGGTCGGCCCGGACGCCGAAGCGCTGGTGCCCGTTAACGACCGGCTGCTGCGCTTTCCGCTGGCGGCTTAG
- a CDS encoding MFS transporter: MESLHDRPECAERERSADAPCEEAARPYVLAATIMASAIASVTGSIILIALPLIQRDLGASYGALQWISNGYTLFLGALILIGGGAGDRYGRRRIFVIGIVIFTLASIACGFAPTSEFLIGGRIVQGIGAALMVPQSLAIIAASFPKEIRGRAIGLWASVSALTTAVGPSLGGMLLDATGWRAAFWIAPPFALAALFLALRYVPESRNEEETGPLDWRGAILAALGFGMLTLGLTSLSEQGATARPLGLIGVGAVLVILFVFSERSARNALMPPKLFANRRFAGANAMTLCLYGALGGVLFLLPFDLIGRRGLSATEVGLTMLPLGVIIGLLSRPMAGLAEDHGPRLFLTAGSAIAAAAIVWMSFTALGYWVGVVGPLILLAIGMSFVVSPLTTMVMNSAPDSQTGTASGVNNAASRIAGLFAIAIIGAVSATVFAGGGQELEFGQFPEAGSAAYSAVEASFARAHSVSLLVAASWAALAALLSWFMIGPEKDPKPPAESAAAGR, encoded by the coding sequence ATGGAATCGCTCCATGATCGCCCCGAATGCGCCGAGCGTGAACGCAGCGCCGATGCTCCGTGCGAGGAAGCGGCGCGGCCCTATGTGCTGGCGGCGACAATCATGGCTTCGGCCATCGCCTCGGTCACCGGTTCGATCATCCTGATCGCGCTGCCGCTGATTCAGCGCGATCTCGGCGCGAGTTATGGCGCGCTGCAATGGATATCCAACGGCTACACGCTGTTTCTCGGTGCGCTGATCCTGATCGGCGGCGGGGCGGGGGACCGCTATGGGCGGCGGCGGATATTCGTCATCGGGATCGTCATCTTCACCCTCGCCTCGATCGCCTGCGGGTTCGCGCCGACGAGCGAATTCCTGATCGGCGGGCGGATCGTGCAGGGCATCGGCGCGGCGCTGATGGTGCCGCAAAGCCTCGCGATCATCGCTGCGTCCTTCCCCAAAGAGATACGCGGCCGCGCCATCGGCCTTTGGGCTTCGGTTTCGGCACTGACCACGGCGGTCGGCCCGTCGCTCGGCGGGATGCTGCTCGATGCGACCGGCTGGCGGGCCGCCTTCTGGATCGCGCCGCCCTTCGCGCTCGCCGCGCTGTTCCTCGCGCTGCGCTATGTGCCGGAAAGCCGGAACGAGGAGGAAACGGGGCCGCTCGACTGGCGCGGCGCGATCCTCGCGGCGCTGGGCTTCGGCATGCTGACCCTGGGGCTGACATCCCTGTCGGAACAAGGCGCGACCGCAAGGCCGCTCGGGCTGATCGGCGTCGGTGCCGTGCTGGTGATTCTCTTCGTTTTTTCCGAACGCAGCGCGCGCAATGCGCTCATGCCCCCTAAACTATTCGCCAACCGGCGTTTCGCGGGCGCCAATGCGATGACTCTCTGCCTCTATGGCGCACTGGGCGGCGTGCTGTTCCTGCTGCCGTTCGACCTGATCGGGCGGCGGGGCCTAAGCGCGACCGAGGTTGGGCTGACGATGCTGCCGCTCGGCGTGATCATCGGCCTCTTGTCGCGGCCGATGGCGGGACTCGCCGAAGATCATGGCCCCCGCCTTTTCCTGACCGCGGGTTCGGCGATTGCCGCGGCGGCGATCGTTTGGATGTCGTTCACCGCGCTCGGTTATTGGGTGGGCGTCGTCGGACCGTTGATCCTGCTCGCGATCGGCATGTCCTTCGTCGTCTCGCCGCTGACGACGATGGTGATGAACAGCGCGCCCGACAGCCAGACGGGCACCGCATCGGGCGTCAACAACGCGGCGAGCCGGATCGCGGGCCTGTTCGCCATCGCGATCATCGGGGCAGTCAGCGCGACGGTGTTTGCGGGCGGTGGGCAGGAGTTGGAATTCGGCCAATTCCCGGAGGCGGGCAGCGCCGCCTATAGCGCGGTCGAAGCGAGTTTCGCACGCGCCCATTCGGTCTCGTTGCTTGTCGCCGCCAGCTGGGCCGCGCTGGCCGCGCTTTTGTCATGGTTCATGATCGGGCCGGAGAAGGACCCTAAGCCGCCAGCGGAAAGCGCAGCAGCCGGTCGTTAA
- the msrA gene encoding peptide-methionine (S)-S-oxide reductase MsrA, with translation MIMKKLVSFAIGGGAVVAAMAAISLPNVQQSVEAAVPIPLPATNVVVTDGNQVAVFAGGCFWGMEAVFQHIRGVRSVTSGYAGGSAETATYRQVGTGRTGHAEAVRIVYDPSVVTYGELLRIYFSVAHDPTQVNRQGPDVGPDYRSAIFPQNAAQRSVSRRYIALLDESGRFSRPIATRIESGTFYRAEDYHQDFMNRNPRHPYILAHDVEKVEDLRETFPRMFTSTPAA, from the coding sequence ATGATTATGAAGAAACTCGTCTCTTTCGCCATCGGCGGCGGCGCGGTTGTCGCGGCGATGGCAGCCATTTCTCTTCCCAACGTGCAGCAGTCGGTCGAGGCAGCTGTCCCGATTCCGCTTCCCGCCACCAATGTTGTGGTGACGGACGGTAATCAGGTTGCCGTTTTCGCAGGCGGCTGTTTTTGGGGCATGGAGGCCGTGTTCCAGCATATTCGCGGCGTGCGCAGCGTGACGTCGGGCTATGCCGGCGGCAGCGCCGAAACCGCGACCTATCGCCAGGTCGGCACCGGCCGGACGGGCCACGCCGAAGCCGTGCGCATCGTCTACGATCCGAGCGTCGTCACCTATGGCGAGCTGCTGCGCATCTATTTCTCGGTCGCGCACGATCCGACCCAGGTAAACCGCCAGGGCCCGGATGTCGGCCCCGATTACCGCTCGGCCATCTTCCCGCAGAACGCGGCCCAGCGCAGCGTTTCCCGGCGTTATATCGCCCTGCTCGACGAATCGGGCCGTTTCTCGCGCCCGATCGCGACGCGGATCGAGAGCGGGACTTTCTATCGCGCCGAGGATTATCATCAGGATTTCATGAACCGGAATCCGCGCCACCCCTATATTCTCGCCCATGATGTCGAGAAGGTGGAGGATCTGCGCGAGACCTTCCCGCGGATGTTCACGAGCACGCCTGCGGCGTAA
- the msrB gene encoding peptide-methionine (R)-S-oxide reductase MsrB, translating to MMIDRRTILSGGAIGALATLVGCSGRADATNSGDFPIRYTDAQWRERLTREEFRILRGHGTERPFTSPLDDEDRRGTFTCAGCGNRLFSSATKFDSRTGWPSFYRPLDGAIGTSVDTTLGMTRTEVHCADCGGHLGHVFRDGPRPTGLRYCINGVAMDFIPARS from the coding sequence ATGATGATAGACCGACGAACCATTTTGAGCGGCGGCGCGATCGGCGCGCTGGCGACGCTGGTCGGCTGCAGCGGCCGGGCCGATGCGACGAACAGCGGCGATTTTCCGATCCGCTACACCGACGCGCAATGGCGCGAACGGCTGACGCGGGAGGAATTCCGCATCCTGCGCGGCCATGGCACGGAACGTCCCTTCACGAGCCCGCTCGATGATGAGGATCGCCGCGGTACCTTCACCTGTGCGGGCTGCGGCAACCGGCTCTTCAGCTCGGCGACCAAATTCGACAGCCGCACCGGCTGGCCGAGCTTCTATCGGCCGCTCGATGGCGCGATCGGAACCAGCGTCGATACGACGCTCGGCATGACCCGTACCGAAGTGCATTGCGCCGATTGCGGCGGCCATCTCGGCCATGTGTTCCGCGACGGGCCACGCCCGACCGGGCTGCGCTATTGCATCAACGGCGTGGCGATGGATTTCATTCCGGCGAGGAGCTAG